The Candidatus Thermokryptus mobilis nucleotide sequence ACAAAGTGGAATTAAGGGAATGCTTGCAATCGTAAAGATTGGAGGTCATCAATACAAGGTCAAGGAAGCCGATAAAATTTTTGTCCAAAAGTTAAACGCTGAACCAGGAAGCAAGGTTAAATTTTCATCAGTCCTCTTGCTTCAAGAAAATGGAAAAACACTTGTTGGGAATCCATTTGTCCAGGGCGCTTTTGTTGAGGCAACGGTTCTTGACCATGTGAAAGGTGAAAAAATCATCGTCTTCAAAAAGAAACGTCGTAAGGGATACAAGGTAACAAAAGGGCACAGACAAAATTATACACAAATTGAAATCAATAAAATCGGTATTGAAGGTTAATGCCTAAAGTTGATGTAAAAAAACTAATTCAAGAGCTTATCGTCCCTGAGCTTCAAGAGATTAAGTCCGCAGTGAATGAACTCAGGGTAAGGTTTGAATCTGAGGTAAAGCGTCTTGATGAGAAAAACGAAGTTCTTAAAAATGAATTTAAAGCGGAATTCAAACGAATTGACGAAAAAACGGAACTTATAAGGAAAGAGATTGAAGCCTTTAATAATGAATTTAGAGCAGAATTAAAACGNNNNNNNNNNNNNNNNNNNNNNNNNNNNNNNNNNNNNNNNNNNNNNNNNNNNNNNNNNNNNNNNNNNNNNNNNNNNNNNNNNNNNNNNNNNNNNNNNNNNNNNNNNNNNNNNNNNNNNNNNNNNNNNNNNNNNNNNNNNNNNNNNNNNNNNNNNNNNNNNNNNNNNNNNNNNNNNNNNNNNNNNNNNNNNNNNNNNNNNNNNNNNNNNNNNNNNNNNNNNNNNNNNNNNNNNNNNNNNNNNNNNNNNNNNNNNNNNNNNNNNNNNNNNNNNNNNNNNNNNNNNNNNNNNNNNNNNNNNNNNNNNNNNNNNNNNNNNNNNNNNNNNNNNNNNNNNNNNNNNNNNNNNNNNNNNNNNNNNNNNNNNNNNNNNNNNNNNNNNNNNNNNNNNNNNNNNNNNNNNNNNNNNNNNNNNNNNNNNNNNNNNNNNNNNNNNNNNNNNNNNNNNNNNNNNNNNNNNNNNNNNNNNNNNNNNNNNNNNNNNNNNNGAAACGCCTTGATGAAAAAACGGAACTTTTTCACTCTGAGATTAGGGCTGAACTTGAATCATTGAAAAATGAAATTAAAGCCGAAATTAAACGCGTTGATGACAAGTTGGAGATATATCGCTCGGAGGCACACGCCTTTCAAAATGAGTTTAGAGCTGAGATAAAACGACTTGACGAAAAAATAGAAATAGCAATCCAAATTCGCGAACGCCTTGCTGTACTTGAACAAAAAGTTGAAGCATTAACAAAACAATAAAAAGGAGGTGAAAAGACATGGCACATAAAAAAGGCGGTGGTTCATCACAAAATGGTAGAGATAGCCAATCAAAACGGCTTGGAGTAAAAAAATTTGGTGGTGAATTTGTTAAAGCCGGCAATATAATCGTGAGGCAACGGGGAACGAAATTTAAGCCCGGTTTAAATGTCGGAATGGGAAAGGACTATACTTTATTTGCAAAGATTGATGGTATCGTAAAATTTGAATATGTCTCAAAAGACAAGCAAATGGTCAGTGTTTATCCAGTTGACGGGGTGAATTAAAGCACCTTTAAAAATAAATTTTTTGGAGGTTCAAAATGAAAATCACAATAATCGGCGCTGGAAATGTCGGCGCAACGACGGCTCAAAGAATAATTGATAATGAGCTCGCAAATGAGCTTGTCCTTGTTGACATCATTGAAGGAATTCCGCAAGGGAAGGGACTTGATATGTACGAATCAACCCCGATAACTGGAGTTGATGTTAAAGTAATCGGAACCAACGGGTACGAAGAAACAGCTAATTCAGACATCGTGATAATCACCGCTGGGGTCGCACGTAAGCCGGGGATGAGCAGAGAAG carries:
- the rplU gene encoding 50S ribosomal protein L21, whose translation is MLAIVKIGGHQYKVKEADKIFVQKLNAEPGSKVKFSSVLLLQENGKTLVGNPFVQGAFVEATVLDHVKGEKIIVFKKKRRKGYKVTKGHRQNYTQIEINKIGIEG
- the rpmA gene encoding 50S ribosomal protein L27 — its product is MAHKKGGGSSQNGRDSQSKRLGVKKFGGEFVKAGNIIVRQRGTKFKPGLNVGMGKDYTLFAKIDGIVKFEYVSKDKQMVSVYPVDGVN